The genomic segment AACCATAAAAAGATGAAAAAATTGGGAATATTAGCCACTTTTCTTTCCATGATTTCTGGCGGAATGGCACAAACCGCTGAAAATGTAGAAAACATAGGGAAGTCTCAACTCGAAACCGTTTTAGACACAAAGAATATTGTAGTCCTTGATATCAGAACACCGCAAGAATTTCATGCTGGGCATCTGCCCAAAGCAAAAAATATCAACTATTTTGATAGAGATTTTGCCCAGAAAATTCAAAAACTGGATAAAAATGTTCCTTATCTTTTGTATTGTAGATCGGGTAATAGATCTGGAAGTGCTTTAAGGTATTTTAAAGAATTTAAAAAAATCTATCATCTTAATAGA from the Flavobacteriales bacterium genome contains:
- a CDS encoding rhodanese-like domain-containing protein, whose protein sequence is MKKLGILATFLSMISGGMAQTAENVENIGKSQLETVLDTKNIVVLDIRTPQEFHAGHLPKAKNINYFDRDFAQKIQKLDKNVPYLLYCRSGNRSGSALRYFKEFKKIYHLNRGYGAL